In the genome of Globicephala melas chromosome 3, mGloMel1.2, whole genome shotgun sequence, one region contains:
- the JADE2 gene encoding E3 ubiquitin-protein ligase Jade-2 isoform X2 produces the protein MEEKRRKYSISSDNSDTTDSHATSASRCSKLPSSTKSGWPRQNEKKPSEVFRTDLITAMKIPDSYQLSPDDYYILADPWRQEWEKGVQVPAGAEAIPEPVVRILPPLEGPPTQVSPSGSDLGEGSQPDWPGGSRYDLDEIDAYWLELINSELREMERPELDELTLERVLEELETLCHQNMARAIETQEGLGIEYDEDVVCDVCRSPEGEDGNEMVFCDKCNVCVHQACYGILKVPTGSWLCRTCALGVQPKCLLCPKRGGALKPTRSGTKWVHVSCALWIPEVSIGCPEKMEPITKISHIPASRWALSCSLCKECTGTCIQCSMPSCVTAFHVTCAFDHSLEMRTILADNDEVKFKSFCQEHSDGGPRGETTSEPVEPSPASEDLEKVTLRKQRLQQLEEDFYELVEPAEVAERLDLAEVLVDFIYQYWKLKRKANANQPLLTPKTDEVDNLAQQEQDVLYRRLKLFTHLRQDLERVRNLCYMVTRRERTKHAICKLQEQIFHLQMKLIEQDLCRERSGRRAKGKKSDSKRKGREGPKGSPEKKEKVKAGSDSVLGQLGLSTSFPIDGTFFNSWLAQSVQITAENMAMSEWSLNNGHREDPAPGLLSEELLQDEETLLSFMRDPSLRPGDPARKTRGRTRLPAKKKPPQDGPGSRTTPDKTPKKPWGQDAGSGKGGQGPPARKPPRRTPSHLPSSPTAEDCPVPAAPESPPPLAPETPDEAAPMAADPNVQVPGPAASPKPSGRPRPPRESRGTRRSPSARPDAGTGPPSAVAERPKVSLHFDTETDGYFSDGEMSDSDVEAEDSGVQRGPREAGAEEVVRMGVLAS, from the exons ATGGAAGAGAAGAGGCGAAAATACTCCATCAGCAGCGACAACTCTGACACCACCGACA GTCACGCTACATCTGCATCAAGATGCTCCAAACTGCCCAGCAGCACCAAATCAGGCTGGCCCCGGCAGAACGAAAAGAAACCCTCAGAG GTTTTCCGGACAGACTTGATCACAGCCATGAAGATTCCAGACTCATACCAGCTCAGCCCGGATGACTACTATATCCTGGCAGACCCATGGCGACAGGAATGGGAGAAAGGTGTGCAGGTGCCTGCGGGGGCAGAGGCCATTCCAGAGCCCGTGGTGAG GATTCTTCCACCATTGGAAGGCCCCCCTACCCAGGTGTCCCCTAGCGGCTCCGACCTTGGTGAGGGCTCCCAGCCTGATTGGCCAGGGGGCAGCCGCTATGACCTGGACGAGATTGACGCCTACTGGCTGGAACTCATCAACTCGGAGCTCAGGGAGATGG AGAGGCCAGAGCTGGATGAACTGACGCTCGAGCGCGTACTGGAGGAGCTGGAGACTCTGTGCCACCAGAACATGGCGCGGGCCATCGAGACGCAGGAGGGGCTGGGCATCGAGTATGATGAGGATGTCGTCTGTGACGTGTGCCGCTCTCCCGAGGGTGAAGATGGCAACGAGATGGTCTTCTGCGACAAATGCAACGTCTGCGTGCACCAG GCATGCTACGGGATCCTCAAGGTGCCCACAGGCAGCTGGTTGTGCCGGACGTGTGCCCTGGGTGTCCAGCCGAAGTGCCTGCTCTGCCCCAAGCGAGGAGGAGCCTTGAAGCCCACTAGAAGTGGGACCAAGTGGGTGCACGTCAGCTGCGCTCTGTGGATTCCTGAG GTCAGCATCGGGTGCCCCGAGAAGATGGAGCCCATCACCAAGATCTCGCATATCCCAGCCAGCCGCTGGGCTCTGTCCTGCAGCCTCTGCAAGGAGTGCACGGGCACCTGCATCCAG TGTTCCATGCCTTCCTGCGTCACGGCATTCCACGTCACATGCGCCTTTGACCACAGCCTGGAAATGAGGACTATATTAGCAGACAACGACGAGGTCAAGTTCAAGTCGTTCTGCCAGGAGCACAGTGATGGGGGCCCACGGGGTGAAACCACGTCCGAACCCgtggagcccagcccagccagcgAGGACCTGGAGAAGGTGACCCTACGCAAGCAACGGCTGCAGCAGCTGGAGGAAGACTTCTATGAGCTGGTGGAGCCAGCCGAGGTGGCTGAGCGCCTGGACCTGGCTGAGGTGCTGGTCGACTTCATCTACCAGTACTGGAAGCTGAAGAGGAAAGCCAACGCCAACCAGCCACTGCTGACGCCCAAGACCGACGAGGTGGACAACCTGGCCCAGCAGGAGCAGGACGTCCTCTACCGCCGCCTGAAGCTCTTCACGCACCTGCGGCAGGACCTGGAGAGA GTTAGAAATCTGTGCTACATGGTGACAAGGCGCGAGAGAACGAAACACGCCATCTGCAAACTCCAGGAGCAGATATTCCACCTGCAGATGAAACTTATTGAACAGGATCTGTGTCGAG AGCGGTCTGGGAGGAGAGCAAAGGGCAAGAAGAGCGACTCGAAAAGGAAAGGCCGCGAGGGTCCGAAGGGCAGCCccgagaagaaagagaaagtgaaggCAGGGTCCGACTCAGTCCTGGGGCAGCTTG GCCTGTCCACTTCGTTCCCCATCGACGGCACCTTCTTCAACAGCTGGCTGGCGCAGTCGGTGCAGATCACGGCAGAGAACATGGCCATGAGCGAGTGGTCGTTAAACAACGGGCACCGCGAGGACCCTGCTCCGGGGCTGCTGTCGGAGGAGCTGCTGCAGGACGAGGAGACGCTGCTGAGCTTCATGCGGGACCCCTCACTGCGACCTGGCGACCCTGCCAGGAAGACCCGTGGCCGCACCCGCCTGCCTGCCAAGAAGAAGCCACCACAGGATGGGCCCGGTTCACGGACGACTCCAGACAAAACCCCCAAGAAGCCCTGGGGCCAGGATGCTGGCAGCGGCAAGGGGGGTCAGGGGCCACCTGCCAGGAAGCCACCACGGCGAACGCCTTCTCACCTGCCATCCAGTCCTACGGCCGAGGACTGTCCCGTCCCAGCAGCTCCCGAGAGCCCCCCACCGCTGGCCCCCGAGACCCCGGACGAGGCGGCCCCAATGGCTGCCGACCCGAATGTCCAAGTGCCTGGCCCTGCAGCGAGTCCCAAGCCCTCAGGCCGGCCTCGGCCGCCCCGCGAGAGCAGGGGAACCCGGAGGTCGCCAAGTGCCAGGCCTGATGCCGGGACAGGACCGCCTTCTGCTGTGGCCGAGAGGCCAAAGGTCAGCCTACACTTTGACACTGAGACTGATGGCTACTTCTCTGACGGGGAGATGAGCGACTCAGATGTGGAGGCCGAGGACAGCGGGGTGCAGCGGGGTCCCCGGGAAGCAGGGGCTGAGGAGGTGGTCCGCATGGGGGTACTGGCCTCCTAA
- the JADE2 gene encoding E3 ubiquitin-protein ligase Jade-2 isoform X1: MEEKRRKYSISSDNSDTTDSHATSASRCSKLPSSTKSGWPRQNEKKPSEVFRTDLITAMKIPDSYQLSPDDYYILADPWRQEWEKGVQVPAGAEAIPEPVVRILPPLEGPPTQVSPSGSDLGEGSQPDWPGGSRYDLDEIDAYWLELINSELREMERPELDELTLERVLEELETLCHQNMARAIETQEGLGIEYDEDVVCDVCRSPEGEDGNEMVFCDKCNVCVHQACYGILKVPTGSWLCRTCALGVQPKCLLCPKRGGALKPTRSGTKWVHVSCALWIPEVSIGCPEKMEPITKISHIPASRWALSCSLCKECTGTCIQCSMPSCVTAFHVTCAFDHSLEMRTILADNDEVKFKSFCQEHSDGGPRGETTSEPVEPSPASEDLEKVTLRKQRLQQLEEDFYELVEPAEVAERLDLAEVLVDFIYQYWKLKRKANANQPLLTPKTDEVDNLAQQEQDVLYRRLKLFTHLRQDLERVRNLCYMVTRRERTKHAICKLQEQIFHLQMKLIEQDLCRERSGRRAKGKKSDSKRKGREGPKGSPEKKEKVKAGSDSVLGQLGLSTSFPIDGTFFNSWLAQSVQITAENMAMSEWSLNNGHREDPAPGLLSEELLQDEETLLSFMRDPSLRPGDPARKTRGRTRLPAKKKPPQDGPGSRTTPDKTPKKPWGQDAGSGKGGQGPPARKPPRRTPSHLPSSPTAEDCPVPAAPESPPPLAPETPDEAAPMAADPNVQVPGPAASPKPSGRPRPPRESRGTRRSPSARPDAGTGPPSAVAERPKPELLQQEPCKSPVNHSVDAKEYFDHNTAQPGPDNLSLGLFFKRSSLATKYRNMFIAHVREASASSWTRMLFCCWCWISDPQAGPAVSSPEL, from the exons ATGGAAGAGAAGAGGCGAAAATACTCCATCAGCAGCGACAACTCTGACACCACCGACA GTCACGCTACATCTGCATCAAGATGCTCCAAACTGCCCAGCAGCACCAAATCAGGCTGGCCCCGGCAGAACGAAAAGAAACCCTCAGAG GTTTTCCGGACAGACTTGATCACAGCCATGAAGATTCCAGACTCATACCAGCTCAGCCCGGATGACTACTATATCCTGGCAGACCCATGGCGACAGGAATGGGAGAAAGGTGTGCAGGTGCCTGCGGGGGCAGAGGCCATTCCAGAGCCCGTGGTGAG GATTCTTCCACCATTGGAAGGCCCCCCTACCCAGGTGTCCCCTAGCGGCTCCGACCTTGGTGAGGGCTCCCAGCCTGATTGGCCAGGGGGCAGCCGCTATGACCTGGACGAGATTGACGCCTACTGGCTGGAACTCATCAACTCGGAGCTCAGGGAGATGG AGAGGCCAGAGCTGGATGAACTGACGCTCGAGCGCGTACTGGAGGAGCTGGAGACTCTGTGCCACCAGAACATGGCGCGGGCCATCGAGACGCAGGAGGGGCTGGGCATCGAGTATGATGAGGATGTCGTCTGTGACGTGTGCCGCTCTCCCGAGGGTGAAGATGGCAACGAGATGGTCTTCTGCGACAAATGCAACGTCTGCGTGCACCAG GCATGCTACGGGATCCTCAAGGTGCCCACAGGCAGCTGGTTGTGCCGGACGTGTGCCCTGGGTGTCCAGCCGAAGTGCCTGCTCTGCCCCAAGCGAGGAGGAGCCTTGAAGCCCACTAGAAGTGGGACCAAGTGGGTGCACGTCAGCTGCGCTCTGTGGATTCCTGAG GTCAGCATCGGGTGCCCCGAGAAGATGGAGCCCATCACCAAGATCTCGCATATCCCAGCCAGCCGCTGGGCTCTGTCCTGCAGCCTCTGCAAGGAGTGCACGGGCACCTGCATCCAG TGTTCCATGCCTTCCTGCGTCACGGCATTCCACGTCACATGCGCCTTTGACCACAGCCTGGAAATGAGGACTATATTAGCAGACAACGACGAGGTCAAGTTCAAGTCGTTCTGCCAGGAGCACAGTGATGGGGGCCCACGGGGTGAAACCACGTCCGAACCCgtggagcccagcccagccagcgAGGACCTGGAGAAGGTGACCCTACGCAAGCAACGGCTGCAGCAGCTGGAGGAAGACTTCTATGAGCTGGTGGAGCCAGCCGAGGTGGCTGAGCGCCTGGACCTGGCTGAGGTGCTGGTCGACTTCATCTACCAGTACTGGAAGCTGAAGAGGAAAGCCAACGCCAACCAGCCACTGCTGACGCCCAAGACCGACGAGGTGGACAACCTGGCCCAGCAGGAGCAGGACGTCCTCTACCGCCGCCTGAAGCTCTTCACGCACCTGCGGCAGGACCTGGAGAGA GTTAGAAATCTGTGCTACATGGTGACAAGGCGCGAGAGAACGAAACACGCCATCTGCAAACTCCAGGAGCAGATATTCCACCTGCAGATGAAACTTATTGAACAGGATCTGTGTCGAG AGCGGTCTGGGAGGAGAGCAAAGGGCAAGAAGAGCGACTCGAAAAGGAAAGGCCGCGAGGGTCCGAAGGGCAGCCccgagaagaaagagaaagtgaaggCAGGGTCCGACTCAGTCCTGGGGCAGCTTG GCCTGTCCACTTCGTTCCCCATCGACGGCACCTTCTTCAACAGCTGGCTGGCGCAGTCGGTGCAGATCACGGCAGAGAACATGGCCATGAGCGAGTGGTCGTTAAACAACGGGCACCGCGAGGACCCTGCTCCGGGGCTGCTGTCGGAGGAGCTGCTGCAGGACGAGGAGACGCTGCTGAGCTTCATGCGGGACCCCTCACTGCGACCTGGCGACCCTGCCAGGAAGACCCGTGGCCGCACCCGCCTGCCTGCCAAGAAGAAGCCACCACAGGATGGGCCCGGTTCACGGACGACTCCAGACAAAACCCCCAAGAAGCCCTGGGGCCAGGATGCTGGCAGCGGCAAGGGGGGTCAGGGGCCACCTGCCAGGAAGCCACCACGGCGAACGCCTTCTCACCTGCCATCCAGTCCTACGGCCGAGGACTGTCCCGTCCCAGCAGCTCCCGAGAGCCCCCCACCGCTGGCCCCCGAGACCCCGGACGAGGCGGCCCCAATGGCTGCCGACCCGAATGTCCAAGTGCCTGGCCCTGCAGCGAGTCCCAAGCCCTCAGGCCGGCCTCGGCCGCCCCGCGAGAGCAGGGGAACCCGGAGGTCGCCAAGTGCCAGGCCTGATGCCGGGACAGGACCGCCTTCTGCTGTGGCCGAGAGGCCAAAG CCAGAACTTCTCCAACAAGAACCTTGCAAAAGTCCAGTGAATCATTCTGTGGATGCCAAAGAATATTTTGACCATAATACAGCACAGCCTGGACCTGACAACTTGTCACTTGGACTATTTTTTAAACGGAGCTCTTTAGCAACCAAGTATAGAAACATGTTCATCGCACACGTCCGGGAGGCGAGCGCAAGCTCTTGGACGAGGATGCTGTTCTGCTGCTGGTGTTGGATTTCAGATCCCCAGGCTGGGCCCGCTGTGAGCTCTCCTGAACTCTGA
- the JADE2 gene encoding E3 ubiquitin-protein ligase Jade-2 isoform X6 has product MEEKRRKYSISSDNSDTTDSHATSASRCSKLPSSTKSGWPRQNEKKPSEVFRTDLITAMKIPDSYQLSPDDYYILADPWRQEWEKGVQVPAGAEAIPEPVVRILPPLEGPPTQVSPSGSDLGEGSQPDWPGGSRYDLDEIDAYWLELINSELREMERPELDELTLERVLEELETLCHQNMARAIETQEGLGIEYDEDVVCDVCRSPEGEDGNEMVFCDKCNVCVHQACYGILKVPTGSWLCRTCALGVQPKCLLCPKRGGALKPTRSGTKWVHVSCALWIPEVSIGCPEKMEPITKISHIPASRWALSCSLCKECTGTCIQCSMPSCVTAFHVTCAFDHSLEMRTILADNDEVKFKSFCQEHSDGGPRGETTSEPVEPSPASEDLEKVTLRKQRLQQLEEDFYELVEPAEVAERLDLAEVLVDFIYQYWKLKRKANANQPLLTPKTDEVDNLAQQEQDVLYRRLKLFTHLRQDLERVRNLCYMVTRRERTKHAICKLQEQIFHLQMKLIEQDLCRGLSTSFPIDGTFFNSWLAQSVQITAENMAMSEWSLNNGHREDPAPGLLSEELLQDEETLLSFMRDPSLRPGDPARKTRGRTRLPAKKKPPQDGPGSRTTPDKTPKKPWGQDAGSGKGGQGPPARKPPRRTPSHLPSSPTAEDCPVPAAPESPPPLAPETPDEAAPMAADPNVQVPGPAASPKPSGRPRPPRESRGTRRSPSARPDAGTGPPSAVAERPKVSLHFDTETDGYFSDGEMSDSDVEAEDSGVQRGPREAGAEEVVRMGVLAS; this is encoded by the exons ATGGAAGAGAAGAGGCGAAAATACTCCATCAGCAGCGACAACTCTGACACCACCGACA GTCACGCTACATCTGCATCAAGATGCTCCAAACTGCCCAGCAGCACCAAATCAGGCTGGCCCCGGCAGAACGAAAAGAAACCCTCAGAG GTTTTCCGGACAGACTTGATCACAGCCATGAAGATTCCAGACTCATACCAGCTCAGCCCGGATGACTACTATATCCTGGCAGACCCATGGCGACAGGAATGGGAGAAAGGTGTGCAGGTGCCTGCGGGGGCAGAGGCCATTCCAGAGCCCGTGGTGAG GATTCTTCCACCATTGGAAGGCCCCCCTACCCAGGTGTCCCCTAGCGGCTCCGACCTTGGTGAGGGCTCCCAGCCTGATTGGCCAGGGGGCAGCCGCTATGACCTGGACGAGATTGACGCCTACTGGCTGGAACTCATCAACTCGGAGCTCAGGGAGATGG AGAGGCCAGAGCTGGATGAACTGACGCTCGAGCGCGTACTGGAGGAGCTGGAGACTCTGTGCCACCAGAACATGGCGCGGGCCATCGAGACGCAGGAGGGGCTGGGCATCGAGTATGATGAGGATGTCGTCTGTGACGTGTGCCGCTCTCCCGAGGGTGAAGATGGCAACGAGATGGTCTTCTGCGACAAATGCAACGTCTGCGTGCACCAG GCATGCTACGGGATCCTCAAGGTGCCCACAGGCAGCTGGTTGTGCCGGACGTGTGCCCTGGGTGTCCAGCCGAAGTGCCTGCTCTGCCCCAAGCGAGGAGGAGCCTTGAAGCCCACTAGAAGTGGGACCAAGTGGGTGCACGTCAGCTGCGCTCTGTGGATTCCTGAG GTCAGCATCGGGTGCCCCGAGAAGATGGAGCCCATCACCAAGATCTCGCATATCCCAGCCAGCCGCTGGGCTCTGTCCTGCAGCCTCTGCAAGGAGTGCACGGGCACCTGCATCCAG TGTTCCATGCCTTCCTGCGTCACGGCATTCCACGTCACATGCGCCTTTGACCACAGCCTGGAAATGAGGACTATATTAGCAGACAACGACGAGGTCAAGTTCAAGTCGTTCTGCCAGGAGCACAGTGATGGGGGCCCACGGGGTGAAACCACGTCCGAACCCgtggagcccagcccagccagcgAGGACCTGGAGAAGGTGACCCTACGCAAGCAACGGCTGCAGCAGCTGGAGGAAGACTTCTATGAGCTGGTGGAGCCAGCCGAGGTGGCTGAGCGCCTGGACCTGGCTGAGGTGCTGGTCGACTTCATCTACCAGTACTGGAAGCTGAAGAGGAAAGCCAACGCCAACCAGCCACTGCTGACGCCCAAGACCGACGAGGTGGACAACCTGGCCCAGCAGGAGCAGGACGTCCTCTACCGCCGCCTGAAGCTCTTCACGCACCTGCGGCAGGACCTGGAGAGA GTTAGAAATCTGTGCTACATGGTGACAAGGCGCGAGAGAACGAAACACGCCATCTGCAAACTCCAGGAGCAGATATTCCACCTGCAGATGAAACTTATTGAACAGGATCTGTGTCGAG GCCTGTCCACTTCGTTCCCCATCGACGGCACCTTCTTCAACAGCTGGCTGGCGCAGTCGGTGCAGATCACGGCAGAGAACATGGCCATGAGCGAGTGGTCGTTAAACAACGGGCACCGCGAGGACCCTGCTCCGGGGCTGCTGTCGGAGGAGCTGCTGCAGGACGAGGAGACGCTGCTGAGCTTCATGCGGGACCCCTCACTGCGACCTGGCGACCCTGCCAGGAAGACCCGTGGCCGCACCCGCCTGCCTGCCAAGAAGAAGCCACCACAGGATGGGCCCGGTTCACGGACGACTCCAGACAAAACCCCCAAGAAGCCCTGGGGCCAGGATGCTGGCAGCGGCAAGGGGGGTCAGGGGCCACCTGCCAGGAAGCCACCACGGCGAACGCCTTCTCACCTGCCATCCAGTCCTACGGCCGAGGACTGTCCCGTCCCAGCAGCTCCCGAGAGCCCCCCACCGCTGGCCCCCGAGACCCCGGACGAGGCGGCCCCAATGGCTGCCGACCCGAATGTCCAAGTGCCTGGCCCTGCAGCGAGTCCCAAGCCCTCAGGCCGGCCTCGGCCGCCCCGCGAGAGCAGGGGAACCCGGAGGTCGCCAAGTGCCAGGCCTGATGCCGGGACAGGACCGCCTTCTGCTGTGGCCGAGAGGCCAAAGGTCAGCCTACACTTTGACACTGAGACTGATGGCTACTTCTCTGACGGGGAGATGAGCGACTCAGATGTGGAGGCCGAGGACAGCGGGGTGCAGCGGGGTCCCCGGGAAGCAGGGGCTGAGGAGGTGGTCCGCATGGGGGTACTGGCCTCCTAA
- the JADE2 gene encoding E3 ubiquitin-protein ligase Jade-2 isoform X5, protein MEEKRRKYSISSDNSDTTDSHATSASRCSKLPSSTKSGWPRQNEKKPSEVFRTDLITAMKIPDSYQLSPDDYYILADPWRQEWEKGVQVPAGAEAIPEPVVRILPPLEGPPTQVSPSGSDLGEGSQPDWPGGSRYDLDEIDAYWLELINSELREMERPELDELTLERVLEELETLCHQNMARAIETQEGLGIEYDEDVVCDVCRSPEGEDGNEMVFCDKCNVCVHQACYGILKVPTGSWLCRTCALGVQPKCLLCPKRGGALKPTRSGTKWVHVSCALWIPEVSIGCPEKMEPITKISHIPASRWALSCSLCKECTGTCIQCSMPSCVTAFHVTCAFDHSLEMRTILADNDEVKFKSFCQEHSDGGPRGETTSEPVEPSPASEDLEKVTLRKQRLQQLEEDFYELVEPAEVAERLDLAEVLVDFIYQYWKLKRKANANQPLLTPKTDEVDNLAQQEQDVLYRRLKLFTHLRQDLERVRNLCYMVTRRERTKHAICKLQEQIFHLQMKLIEQDLCRERSGRRAKGKKSDSKRKGREGPKGSPEKKEKVKAGSDSVLGQLGLSTSFPIDGTFFNSWLAQSVQITAENMAMSEWSLNNGHREDPAPGLLSEELLQDEETLLSFMRDPSLRPGDPARKTRGRTRLPAKKKPPQDGPGSRTTPDKTPKKPWGQDAGSGKGGQGPPARKPPRRTPSHLPSSPTAEDCPVPAAPESPPPLAPETPDEAAPMAADPNVQVPGPAASPKPSGRPRPPRESRGTRRSPSARPDAGTGPPSAVAERPKNFSNKNLAKVQ, encoded by the exons ATGGAAGAGAAGAGGCGAAAATACTCCATCAGCAGCGACAACTCTGACACCACCGACA GTCACGCTACATCTGCATCAAGATGCTCCAAACTGCCCAGCAGCACCAAATCAGGCTGGCCCCGGCAGAACGAAAAGAAACCCTCAGAG GTTTTCCGGACAGACTTGATCACAGCCATGAAGATTCCAGACTCATACCAGCTCAGCCCGGATGACTACTATATCCTGGCAGACCCATGGCGACAGGAATGGGAGAAAGGTGTGCAGGTGCCTGCGGGGGCAGAGGCCATTCCAGAGCCCGTGGTGAG GATTCTTCCACCATTGGAAGGCCCCCCTACCCAGGTGTCCCCTAGCGGCTCCGACCTTGGTGAGGGCTCCCAGCCTGATTGGCCAGGGGGCAGCCGCTATGACCTGGACGAGATTGACGCCTACTGGCTGGAACTCATCAACTCGGAGCTCAGGGAGATGG AGAGGCCAGAGCTGGATGAACTGACGCTCGAGCGCGTACTGGAGGAGCTGGAGACTCTGTGCCACCAGAACATGGCGCGGGCCATCGAGACGCAGGAGGGGCTGGGCATCGAGTATGATGAGGATGTCGTCTGTGACGTGTGCCGCTCTCCCGAGGGTGAAGATGGCAACGAGATGGTCTTCTGCGACAAATGCAACGTCTGCGTGCACCAG GCATGCTACGGGATCCTCAAGGTGCCCACAGGCAGCTGGTTGTGCCGGACGTGTGCCCTGGGTGTCCAGCCGAAGTGCCTGCTCTGCCCCAAGCGAGGAGGAGCCTTGAAGCCCACTAGAAGTGGGACCAAGTGGGTGCACGTCAGCTGCGCTCTGTGGATTCCTGAG GTCAGCATCGGGTGCCCCGAGAAGATGGAGCCCATCACCAAGATCTCGCATATCCCAGCCAGCCGCTGGGCTCTGTCCTGCAGCCTCTGCAAGGAGTGCACGGGCACCTGCATCCAG TGTTCCATGCCTTCCTGCGTCACGGCATTCCACGTCACATGCGCCTTTGACCACAGCCTGGAAATGAGGACTATATTAGCAGACAACGACGAGGTCAAGTTCAAGTCGTTCTGCCAGGAGCACAGTGATGGGGGCCCACGGGGTGAAACCACGTCCGAACCCgtggagcccagcccagccagcgAGGACCTGGAGAAGGTGACCCTACGCAAGCAACGGCTGCAGCAGCTGGAGGAAGACTTCTATGAGCTGGTGGAGCCAGCCGAGGTGGCTGAGCGCCTGGACCTGGCTGAGGTGCTGGTCGACTTCATCTACCAGTACTGGAAGCTGAAGAGGAAAGCCAACGCCAACCAGCCACTGCTGACGCCCAAGACCGACGAGGTGGACAACCTGGCCCAGCAGGAGCAGGACGTCCTCTACCGCCGCCTGAAGCTCTTCACGCACCTGCGGCAGGACCTGGAGAGA GTTAGAAATCTGTGCTACATGGTGACAAGGCGCGAGAGAACGAAACACGCCATCTGCAAACTCCAGGAGCAGATATTCCACCTGCAGATGAAACTTATTGAACAGGATCTGTGTCGAG AGCGGTCTGGGAGGAGAGCAAAGGGCAAGAAGAGCGACTCGAAAAGGAAAGGCCGCGAGGGTCCGAAGGGCAGCCccgagaagaaagagaaagtgaaggCAGGGTCCGACTCAGTCCTGGGGCAGCTTG GCCTGTCCACTTCGTTCCCCATCGACGGCACCTTCTTCAACAGCTGGCTGGCGCAGTCGGTGCAGATCACGGCAGAGAACATGGCCATGAGCGAGTGGTCGTTAAACAACGGGCACCGCGAGGACCCTGCTCCGGGGCTGCTGTCGGAGGAGCTGCTGCAGGACGAGGAGACGCTGCTGAGCTTCATGCGGGACCCCTCACTGCGACCTGGCGACCCTGCCAGGAAGACCCGTGGCCGCACCCGCCTGCCTGCCAAGAAGAAGCCACCACAGGATGGGCCCGGTTCACGGACGACTCCAGACAAAACCCCCAAGAAGCCCTGGGGCCAGGATGCTGGCAGCGGCAAGGGGGGTCAGGGGCCACCTGCCAGGAAGCCACCACGGCGAACGCCTTCTCACCTGCCATCCAGTCCTACGGCCGAGGACTGTCCCGTCCCAGCAGCTCCCGAGAGCCCCCCACCGCTGGCCCCCGAGACCCCGGACGAGGCGGCCCCAATGGCTGCCGACCCGAATGTCCAAGTGCCTGGCCCTGCAGCGAGTCCCAAGCCCTCAGGCCGGCCTCGGCCGCCCCGCGAGAGCAGGGGAACCCGGAGGTCGCCAAGTGCCAGGCCTGATGCCGGGACAGGACCGCCTTCTGCTGTGGCCGAGAGGCCAAAG AACTTCTCCAACAAGAACCTTGCAAAAGTCCAGTGA